GCCATCCGGCCGCCCCAACCCGTGATGTCGTCACGCGATCGCGGCATCGCCGTTTGCCATTGCCGTGCCAAGTCGGCGTGGGAGAACAAACCGAGCGGCAGCCGGTTGTCGTAGGCTTCGAAAATGGCTTTATCGACAGGCTCGACGAGGCTGCCGACGTTGGCCACAAAGGCGACTTCGCCCGCGTTGTACAACGTTCGCAATTGAGTCATCGACGGGTGAAGGCCGAACGACCGACCCGTCACGTCACCAATGGGCAACAAATTGGATTGCGGGATTGCCAAGCCACCGGCGCCCGTGCCACCTCGCGCCGTCGAATAGTCCGTGTACTCGGACGTTTCATTGGGCATCAGCATGTTGAACGAATCGTTGCCACCGCCTAAGAACAGGCACACCAACGCACGGTAACCCTCGCCCGGACCGGCAGCGACAAGTGACTCCGCCATTTCTAGCTGCAACCACGCGGATGATGCCGATGCGCCAGCCATCGCGAGGCATCGCTTCGCAAATTGCCGTCTCGACGTGCCCGGTTTTCGACTGTGATTCGAATCTGAAAAATCGTTGGTGAACATGGCGAATGCCTTTGGGGAGATGAGTTAGGCCGCGGCACCGGGGCGTTATCGGGCCGGTGAATCCTGAACGTCTGCTTTTGACCTACGGTAGAACCCAACAGTCCGGCGAACTGATCACCAAGTACAGCATCGCCGTCAGCCGATCCATCGCGTCGGTGTATTCCAATTCGATGCTGATCGATTCGACGGCATCAAGAATGTCCTGGCGAGTCTCGTCAGGCATCGTGCCGCGGCAGAACTGCAAATCCAATCTTTCTAGCAAGCCTTCGCGATCGGCATCGACATCGATCAGCATTTGCGAATAGTCGAACACCAACCGCGACGTTCGCGTCGGGATAACCGGTTCCCACATCCAGTACTTCGCCTCGCCTTGGTACAAATCCCACTTGTATCGATTGCCCATTCGGTTGTTCAACACCGGCGTCAACAACGTGAACTCCGGCGCCGTGATCCGGTTTTCGGCCAGACGCCGCGATGGCACCACCGTCGCCAGCGGTCCCGGCGGCTGGTAATCGGGCAGATAGAAATTGAACACGTTCGGGGAACCGAACGGAGATTGCGCCAAGTCCCACTGCATGCGTGGCATGATCGCGTACGACGTCGGTTCATCATTGTGGTACATGTCGCCCACCAACCCGCGAATCATCGCCAAATAATGCAGTTGAGGTTCCTGCATCCGCGAGTACTCGGTGCCGCGATCGATCACGGTGTACTCACCACCGCCACCGGGCAAGCGCTTCGATCGCCCCCGCGTCGAACGCCACGCTTCCGGATCGATCAAAATCGCTTTGATCATCGCACCGATGTCGCCAACGTTACCGTTACCGCCTTCGTTGAATGCCGTGACGACGCGACGGATGTAGCCGCGCGATGGGTTCGATCGGACCAGACGCTGAATCAAACGCCGCGCCAAAAACGGTCCCACGTTGGGATGATCGGCAAGGTTGTCTAGCGTCGCGTTGATGTCCGCCATCCCCGACCCCGGTGCGCCGGAGTGCGCCGGCAACACGGTGCCGCCGAGCAACTCCTTCGCCGCTGTTTCGTGATAATCGTCCCACATTTCCATCGGATTGAGGTAGTCACGTGGTTCGCCCCAGTGGAAATACTCGGCACCCTTGAACGTTAGTCCCGTGAAGACGCTGGCCAACGATTGGATCGTGTCCATGCCATACGTTGGGATCAGATCGCCCCCGACGTCGTTTTTCGCCCGACCATCGGGATGCAGTTCGTACAAACCGATCGAAAACAACTGCATGATTTCACGAGCATAGTTTTCATCGGGGTAGTAATTGTTCGCCGGATCGGCTTTTGCGTTGCGAAGATGCGACAAGTAGTTGCCCATCATCGGGTGAAACGTCACCTCGCCCAACAACGGTCGGTAGTTTCCAAACGCGCCGCTGACAAACTTTTCATAGAAGTTCGTGGGGCCGTACCAATGCGGATTGCCGTCGGCGTTCTTCAGCGTTTCGCCAAACCCGTCTTCAATATCGCTGATGACAAAGATCTGGCTCAACGCCCACGCGACGCGCTGGCGAAGCTGATCCGGTGCACGCAGCGCACAGTGATAGAACGCGTGGTACCGGTATTGGCCCAAATACCTCGCATCGGAATCGTCGTTTGCGGCCCCATGCTCGGCAAGTAACGCATTGAGCGTGTCTTGGTGCAGTGTGGGCGGAAGCGCCATTTGGGCATCGATCCACTCGACACACGCCTGCCGGGTCCCAACTTGAACCATCCGCGTGGCCAACTCTTCGATCTCGTCGATCGTGGGACCAAACGTGGTTCGCGACAGAAACTGGGCCGCTTGAATCCGCTGTCTTACCAACCGCAAATCGCGGTAGGTTTCGGAAGTGAACGTGCCCGCCGAAACAACAGACAAACCGACGCACAGGCCCAACACGGCCACGACGAAGCGCAACATTCGACCGCCCTCCTAAGAAAGCGCACAGATGACGGCATCCTGCCCGAATAGATAAGGTCGAAGAACATCCGTCTCCGATGATCTTGAAGCTATCGGTGAATCGCGGATGCGTCAATCGAATTCTCTGGC
The sequence above is a segment of the Rubripirellula tenax genome. Coding sequences within it:
- a CDS encoding DUF1800 domain-containing protein, with amino-acid sequence MLRFVVAVLGLCVGLSVVSAGTFTSETYRDLRLVRQRIQAAQFLSRTTFGPTIDEIEELATRMVQVGTRQACVEWIDAQMALPPTLHQDTLNALLAEHGAANDDSDARYLGQYRYHAFYHCALRAPDQLRQRVAWALSQIFVISDIEDGFGETLKNADGNPHWYGPTNFYEKFVSGAFGNYRPLLGEVTFHPMMGNYLSHLRNAKADPANNYYPDENYAREIMQLFSIGLYELHPDGRAKNDVGGDLIPTYGMDTIQSLASVFTGLTFKGAEYFHWGEPRDYLNPMEMWDDYHETAAKELLGGTVLPAHSGAPGSGMADINATLDNLADHPNVGPFLARRLIQRLVRSNPSRGYIRRVVTAFNEGGNGNVGDIGAMIKAILIDPEAWRSTRGRSKRLPGGGGEYTVIDRGTEYSRMQEPQLHYLAMIRGLVGDMYHNDEPTSYAIMPRMQWDLAQSPFGSPNVFNFYLPDYQPPGPLATVVPSRRLAENRITAPEFTLLTPVLNNRMGNRYKWDLYQGEAKYWMWEPVIPTRTSRLVFDYSQMLIDVDADREGLLERLDLQFCRGTMPDETRQDILDAVESISIELEYTDAMDRLTAMLYLVISSPDCWVLP